GCCATCGAATGTGAACGGTATGTTCTTTCCCTCTCTTGTATTGAAATGGTTCATAGTATGTTGGCaagattttattatgatttaggAATTATGACGTTATAAATTCCATCACTATGTTGTTTGTTTGTAAGCACTTGGTAATTTTTTCAGTTTGCTAGAAATCTCCAACTCTAAactaaaatggtatttttcgCAATCataattttcctctcttttcgataatcatctctctttctctatcatTTCAAAAAccttgaaagaaaattttctttctcttaaggTTTGTGagatggaaaggaaagaaacaGTGTTCAAAAAAAATGAGTGGAAAAATTATCACTGTAAATTTGTCGTCGAGGAGAGGATGATCCCCtaattgggatttttctttgtttgattAGCTCTTTTTAGTTGTTGTAATAACAATATAGTTGATAATTGTaaaaattattagaaaaattgaatatagaatatatatatatatatatatatataacaactCAAAAAGGTGgaagaaatggaaaataattCTTTACATTGTTGGCTAAAGTACATATCCAAACTCTTTGTTAGAACTTTTCTAAgagatttcttatttttttacaatTATTAATTTTACTTGTTTTTACTCCAATATGAAAAGAAGTGTTCTAATTTAAGTTGCATTGTAGACAgaaataaactttttttttaaagcatttgaattttttttttttttttatttcaaaccGTAAGATAGGTTTGGGTAAAGTATCAACTTtaggcatggtttcaagtatcggtctcgtATCAGTTGTATTGGATTGGATCAATATTGGTTGAGATCTATCCTTGATCTCttattgatttggattgattaTTTGTACTGGTTCAGGCGTAAATTAGTAAAaagtactttaaaaaaaaaagaggttaaaatagtaaaaaattggtattgttcttctcttctcttttaatggtaaccaaacatacatattttttttgttttctttcgtttcatttcttttcttttcttagctaccaaacatagccttagggtCTAGAAATCCTTCCGCCACCAACATGGTTTAGTTCTTGGTATCGGATTGGACTCTATCGATCTGGATTGGTATCAGAGATGATCGATAcacactttttctttttgctttttagttaaagtatatatatatatatatatattactgtTCTACCTCTAAAATGATTTGGATAACCGATCTGAAtcaattagggtttggggaatCCAGATCGATTAGGATTTGGTTATTGATTTCAGCCGATTTCAATATGGTATGATCGATATATCTGATACGGCATTAATACttaaaactaggggtgtcaaccggtcgagCCTAATCGgacttgaccacttggaagccttgcaccgtgaacgcccgttaaagtaaacgggcctagctttgggggacaTGGTATGGTTGATAATCGAGTCAGTCGGTCTCGGGCTAAAATAGGGCTACCATAAACGGGcattaatcgggccttaaccgagCTATAAACTTATTAAAATTTAAACGGGATTTAAATGGGTCCATTTTAAAATTGTTCCATTAAATgtgtttgaagaagaaaaccaaaaaatgaggcaaagatgggcatagcaAATAAAAAGATCCaatagttaaaatgaattaagtCAAAGATGCGCAAAATAATTAAATTACTAAAGtactcgatctttaacccatgaaactcaaatcaattaaactatgcctacataacccaagttttctactaaaaataacccaagtttagtaagttcaaatcaattaaactatgcatgaaaaagatgaatgttcatataacaattacTACTATCTaaattgtacatatcacatacccttaggactaaatacaaatagtatatatatagtattaaaggggtcggacTAAGTGGGCTTAAAGGAGTCGATTCAAATCGGGtttgtaaatgtgtcgggccgATCGGGCACCCATCGGGCTAGGTGGCTACACTGTGTACTAATTATTTATAAATGCATCGTGCTCAaccccgacatgtttattaatcaggccggTCTAGGTCGAgcaataaatgtgtcgggcttgataTAGCCTACCGATGcgagcttggaattgacactCCTACTTAAAACCGTGATCAACCAGGGTCAATCTGATACAAcatcaatacttaaaaccatgatcaccCGACGTTTGAGATCGACTCAGTTGTCAAGGGAGGGGAGGGCCGGGAGGTGGTGGTCGCTTGGTCAAAACGTCCTTCGTCTTGACTCGTTTCTGAGTGTTGAGCACGGCTTCAGGTTTGGTCCCATTTTATCGTCCCATACGGTCCATACTCAGGTCTCAGCCAGGTAGAAGAGAGTGTGAAAGCAAATAAACAATCTTGAGTAGCAAGAACATGGCATTTCGTGATTGACCCGGATCTTCGTCTCTCATTAAAAGCAAAAACAGTCCAATCTCTAGCTTTGAATTTCCTAACAAGACTTGCCTTTATGGATTTTGGGGTCTTCGGGTGGTTGGAAAGAGAGAGTCCAGAAAGTCTTCGTGACCAGGAGCTCCATTTCCTTGCGGTTTCAAAGACCCAAAGCTTTTAGGTTTAGGGTGAAGCTCCGTTTCTTCTCTTGAGTTCAAGGGAAGCTAATTTTCAGTGTTCAGTATTTTTATGGATCTGGCTGTTCTCTTTGGTGTTTCTTTTTGCTTCTTGTTGAGTTTTAGTACAAGCTATGGTACCGTTACTGATATTTATTGCTTGAGGACCCTAAAAGAGTCGGTGGAAGATCCTTTCAACTACCTAAACTCGTCATGGCTTTTTAACAATAATACAGAGGGGTTCATCTGCAAATTTACCGGCATCGAGTGCTGGCACCCCGACGAGAATAGGGTCTTAAACATCAGGCTCTCAGACATGGGGCTGAAGGGCCAGTTCCCTCGTGGTATTGAGAATTGCACTAGCTTGACAGGCTTAGATCTTTCTAGCAACAATCTCACTGGATCCATCCCATCGGATATCTCCAAAAGGCTTCCATATGTGACAAGTCTTGATCTCTCTTTGAATGGCTTCAATGGTGAGATTCCACTGAGTCTGGCAAACTGTACCTATCTGAATATCCTCAAACTTGACAACAACCGATTCACTGGTCAGATCCCTCTGCAACTTGGCCTGCTCAATCGGATAAAGACATTTAGTGTTGCAAATAATCTGTTGTCCGGACAAGTTCCCAGCTTTGTCAATTCTACAATTGCCGCAGATAGCTATGCAAACAATCTAGGGCTCTGTGGGAAACCTTTGGATCCTTGCAAGGCGGTTCAGAGTAAATCTCATGGTGCAGTAATTGTTGGGTCGGTAATTGCTGGGGTGGCTGTTCCTTTGTTTGTTGTTGGAGTTGTCCTTATCTTCTGGTTGCGTAAAGTGTCTATTAAGAAGAGAGATGATGACCCTGAAGGAAACAAGTGGGCCAAGAGTTTAAAGGGAACCAAAGGCATCAAGGTAAGCTGATCTAATCTGTATCTCATAGGATCCTTTAAAGATTATTGGGTTTTTCAGCTTTTATCCACCCCTACCTTCTTAATGCACATGCGCATGGTAACACAAACGCACACTCActctaaatataaataaatgttAAGTTTGCcttgaattcttgatccgttttgaagattgatccggtgtcatatattttggtggtgatctgaatggaaagttttctgaaaTCTATAATGAAAGCAAAGGGATTGGGTCGATAGGTCAATAGAATTGATAgcaacccgatgggtcgacccactaATTGAAGTATATAATGCAATGTTGTCTTATTAAGAAAGTCAGTTTTGTCACCccttgcttgggtgtaatcttttttctacatagtgaaacattttcttcttcgccGAGAACATAGCACATCACACTGGTGTGCGAACCTCGTTAAATTTCTGTTGTACAAGTTTAGATTTATTAtcaatttattttcatatttcttagtGTTTGCTCGGACAATAAAAAATCACACACATGTGCAAGCACAAGCAGGTATGCACACATGCACCCACACACATTCCACAACCAAATGAAAGAAGCTTTCTGTTACCTGaggttttttcttatttatctttgtttttcttttgcttcccccccccccccctaagaGATACTTTTTGCTACAAAGTGCTGAAGGGGAAGTTATGTTTTCCAGGTTTCCATGTTCGAGACGTCAGTTTCAAAAATGAGGTTGAGTGATCTAATGAAGGCTACCAACAATTTCAGCAAAGATAATATCATTGGGTCAGGAAGAACAGGGACAATGTACAAGGTAATGCTTCCAGGTGGTTCTGCCCTAATGGTTAAGAGGTTGCAAGACTCTCAACGCTCTGAGAAAGAGTTTATTTCTGAGATGACTACTCTGGGGAATGTGAAACAACGTAACTTGGTTCCACTCTTGGGTTTTTGCTTGGCAAAGAAGGAGAAGCTTCTGGTTTATAGGCATATGTCAAATGGGACCCTCTACGATCGTCTACATGTAGTGCCACCTGAGGGGAGGGCTATGGAGTGGCCCCTAAGGCTCAGAATTGGGATAGGGGCTGCCAGAGGTCTCGCATGGCTCCATCACAGTTGCAATCCCCGCATTATACATAGAAACATAAGCTCAAAATGCATCTtattggatgaggattttgagCCCAAAATATCTGATTTTGGGCTAGCAAGACTCATGAATCCAATTGACACTCACCTGAGTACTTTTGTGAATGGGGAGTTTGGGGACTTGGGGTATGTGGCTCCAGAGTACCCGCGGACACTCGTTGCTACTCGTAAAGGGGATGTTTATAGTTTCGGAACTGTTCTTCTTGAATTGGTTACTGGTGAGAAGCCTACCCATGTTGCTAATGCCCCTGAAAGCTTCAAAGGGAATTTGGCGGAGTGGGTTACTCTGTTGTCCAATAACTCTGATCTCCAGAGGGCCATTGATAAGTCGTTGGTTGGGAAGGGTTTTGAGGGTGAGCTATTCCAGTTTCTTAAAGTTGGACGCAATTGTGTCCTGCCAACTCCCAAGGAAAGACCTACGATGTTTGAAGTTTACCAGCTTCTTAGAGCTATCGGGGAGAGATACAAtttcacagttgatgatgagatATTTGTGCCATCTGACACGAGTAATATTGATTACCCTGATGAGCTTATTGTCGCTCGGGAAATTAAAGAGCTGCACTGAGAAGGTATGATATTCAATCCTTCATTTCTAAATTTACTAATTGGTaatttctctctcaatctctagGGATGCTAATGTTGTAGCCTATTCCTTGGTTTGGAATGCCATGTCTGTGACATGTAAGATAATTTGATTATATTCAAACTCTTCATGCCATATGCTTCAATAAATTgcttgttaccaaaaaagaaatccATATACTTGAACAAGTTCCTATGGTTCACAAAACCCTGAAAGTCCCAAAAATTTCCAACCACCCCCCCNNNNNNNNNNNNNNNNNNNNNNNNNNNNNNNNNNNNNNNNNNNNNNNNNNNNNNNNNNNNNNNNNNNNNNNNNNNNNNNNNNNNNNNNNNNNNNNNNNNNNNNNNNNNNNNNNNNNNNNNNNNNNNNNNNNNNNNNNNNNNNNNNNNNNNNNNNNNNNNNNNNNNNNNNNNNNNNNNNNNNNNNNNNNNNNNNNNNNNNNNNNNNNNNNNNNNNNNNNNNNNNNNNNNNNNNNNNNNNNNNNNNNNNNNNNNNNNNNNNNNNNNNNNNNNNNNNNNNNNNNNNNNNNNNNNNNNNNNNNNNNNNNNNNNNNNNNNNNNNNNNNNNNNNNNNNNNNNNNNNNNNNNNNNNNNNNNNNNNNNNNNNNNNNNNNNNNNNNNNNNNNNNNNNNNNNNNNNNNNNNNNNNNNNNNNNNNNNNNNNNNNNNNNNNNNNNNNNNNNNNNNNNNNNNNNNNNNNNNNNNNNNNNNNNNNNNNNNNNNNNNNNNNNNNNNNNNNNNNNNNNNNNNNNNNNNNNNNNNNNNNNNNNNN
This genomic stretch from Macadamia integrifolia cultivar HAES 741 chromosome 2, SCU_Mint_v3, whole genome shotgun sequence harbors:
- the LOC122060564 gene encoding probably inactive leucine-rich repeat receptor-like protein kinase At5g48380; its protein translation is MDLAVLFGVSFCFLLSFSTSYGTVTDIYCLRTLKESVEDPFNYLNSSWLFNNNTEGFICKFTGIECWHPDENRVLNIRLSDMGLKGQFPRGIENCTSLTGLDLSSNNLTGSIPSDISKRLPYVTSLDLSLNGFNGEIPLSLANCTYLNILKLDNNRFTGQIPLQLGLLNRIKTFSVANNLLSGQVPSFVNSTIAADSYANNLGLCGKPLDPCKAVQSKSHGAVIVGSVIAGVAVPLFVVGVVLIFWLRKVSIKKRDDDPEGNKWAKSLKGTKGIKVSMFETSVSKMRLSDLMKATNNFSKDNIIGSGRTGTMYKVMLPGGSALMVKRLQDSQRSEKEFISEMTTLGNVKQRNLVPLLGFCLAKKEKLLVYRHMSNGTLYDRLHVVPPEGRAMEWPLRLRIGIGAARGLAWLHHSCNPRIIHRNISSKCILLDEDFEPKISDFGLARLMNPIDTHLSTFVNGEFGDLGYVAPEYPRTLVATRKGDVYSFGTVLLELVTGEKPTHVANAPESFKGNLAEWVTLLSNNSDLQRAIDKSLVGKGFEGELFQFLKVGRNCVLPTPKERPTMFEVYQLLRAIGERYNFTVDDEIFVPSDTSNIDYPDELIVAREIKELH